A genomic window from Sporosarcina sp. Marseille-Q4063 includes:
- a CDS encoding HTH-type transcriptional regulator Hpr produces MEEKYSPKEAMIFSQRIAQLSKALWKAVEKDWQQWIKPYDLNINEHHILWLSYHLKEATISDISKFGVMHVSTAFNFSKKLEERGYLKFYKLEDDRRNTYVTVTDEGEKLILEMNQSYYDTEHRILDGSLPIKQLYGKFPEFLEVMAVVRNIYGEDFMEIFERGITNIENTFDNESGELTSARNST; encoded by the coding sequence TTGGAGGAAAAATATTCACCAAAAGAAGCGATGATCTTTAGCCAGCGCATTGCTCAACTGTCTAAAGCTTTATGGAAAGCAGTAGAAAAAGATTGGCAACAATGGATTAAACCTTATGACTTGAATATTAATGAACACCATATTTTGTGGTTATCTTATCATCTCAAAGAAGCTACAATTTCGGATATATCGAAATTCGGTGTCATGCACGTATCTACTGCATTCAACTTTTCAAAGAAATTAGAAGAACGAGGGTACTTAAAATTTTACAAATTAGAAGACGATCGTCGAAACACGTATGTTACTGTAACAGATGAAGGCGAAAAACTAATACTAGAGATGAATCAAAGCTATTACGATACCGAACATAGAATACTAGATGGTTCACTGCCAATTAAGCAATTATACGGGAAATTCCCTGAATTTTTAGAAGTGATGGCTGTCGTACGAAATATTTATGGTGAAGACTTTATGGAAATTTTTGAACGCGGCATTACCAATATTGAAAATACATTTGATAATGAAAGTGGCGAGTTGACGTCAGCACGAAATTCAACCTAA